One window from the genome of Ramlibacter henchirensis encodes:
- a CDS encoding protein-L-isoaspartate(D-aspartate) O-methyltransferase, with the protein MTRRPGFPAQLGPSQPKPPTQRAAAARTGAPAALPPRPQGVGLDSEAVRTRMVTRLAAQGLADPRVLAAMGRIERHRFVDSALVNQAYEDTSLPIGLGQTISKPSVVARMVELLLAATPAGARLGRILEIGTGCGYQAAVLSQVATEVYSIERLRGLHDKARDNLRAFRLPNVHLLFGDGMEGFAKGAPYAGIIAAAGGEAVPQAWIDQLASGGRIVAPTVMPDGRQSLVVLEKTAREVRRSFLETVHFVPLKSGIA; encoded by the coding sequence CGCGCTGCCGCGGCCCGAACCGGCGCGCCCGCGGCGCTGCCGCCCAGGCCGCAGGGCGTCGGCCTCGATTCCGAAGCGGTGCGCACGCGCATGGTCACGCGCCTGGCGGCGCAGGGCCTGGCCGACCCGCGAGTGCTCGCCGCGATGGGCCGCATCGAGCGGCATCGCTTCGTCGACAGCGCGCTGGTCAACCAGGCCTACGAAGACACCAGCCTCCCGATCGGCCTCGGGCAAACCATTTCCAAGCCCAGCGTGGTCGCACGCATGGTCGAGCTCCTGCTTGCCGCGACGCCCGCGGGCGCCCGGCTGGGACGCATCCTGGAGATCGGCACCGGCTGCGGCTACCAGGCGGCGGTGCTCTCGCAAGTCGCGACCGAGGTGTACAGCATCGAGCGCCTGCGCGGACTGCACGACAAGGCGCGCGACAACCTGCGCGCCTTCCGCCTGCCCAACGTGCACCTGCTGTTCGGCGACGGCATGGAGGGCTTCGCCAAGGGCGCGCCCTACGCGGGCATCATCGCGGCGGCTGGAGGCGAGGCCGTGCCGCAGGCGTGGATCGATCAGCTCGCGTCGGGTGGGCGCATCGTCGCGCCCACGGTGATGCCCGACGGCCGCCAATCGCTCGTCGTGCTGGAGAAAACCGCGCGCGAGGTGCGCCGCAGTTTTCTTGAGACGGTTCACTTCGTCCCCCTAAAATCCGGGATCGCGTGA
- a CDS encoding peptidoglycan DD-metalloendopeptidase family protein yields the protein MACHAGKGVVLLLAALVLAGCASRARSPAPVEDRSSGLRGWPVPAVVSPADPNRVLPGADNAGKPGYYTVRPGDTLIRIGLDSGQNWRDIARWNGMDNPNMIEVGQVLRVAPPPEPAVVRPVASTPVPAAPVTAQPASAASSPVAASSAPVTASSLPVAAASAPVAAASSPTATASAPRGTVTAAAPGPAAAQPAVPAEEEIAWAWPAPGNTALVGTFDEVRNKGLDIGGKAGDPVLAAADGRVVYAGAGLRGYGNLIILKHNNTYLTAYAHNQALLVKEDQTVRKGQKIAEMGSSDTDRVKLHFEIRRQGKPVDPARHLPPR from the coding sequence ATGGCCTGTCATGCAGGCAAGGGTGTGGTGCTGTTGCTGGCCGCGCTGGTGCTGGCCGGCTGCGCCTCGCGTGCCCGCTCGCCCGCGCCGGTGGAAGACCGCAGCAGCGGCCTGCGCGGATGGCCCGTTCCCGCCGTGGTGTCCCCCGCCGATCCCAACCGGGTGCTGCCGGGCGCCGACAACGCCGGCAAGCCCGGCTACTACACGGTGCGGCCGGGCGATACGCTGATCCGCATCGGCCTGGACAGCGGCCAGAACTGGCGCGACATCGCGCGCTGGAACGGCATGGACAACCCGAACATGATCGAAGTGGGGCAGGTGCTGCGCGTCGCGCCGCCGCCCGAGCCCGCGGTCGTGCGGCCGGTCGCTTCGACCCCCGTGCCCGCCGCGCCCGTCACGGCCCAGCCCGCGAGCGCGGCTTCGTCGCCGGTCGCGGCGTCTTCGGCTCCCGTCACAGCGTCTTCATTGCCCGTGGCGGCGGCTTCGGCACCTGTCGCAGCGGCTTCGTCCCCCACCGCGACCGCGAGCGCCCCGCGCGGCACCGTGACCGCGGCCGCGCCGGGTCCTGCGGCTGCGCAACCGGCGGTGCCCGCCGAGGAGGAGATCGCCTGGGCCTGGCCCGCGCCCGGCAACACGGCGCTGGTGGGCACCTTCGACGAAGTGCGCAACAAGGGGCTGGACATCGGCGGCAAGGCCGGCGATCCGGTGCTCGCCGCCGCCGATGGCCGCGTGGTCTATGCCGGCGCCGGCCTGCGCGGCTACGGCAACCTCATCATCCTCAAGCACAACAACACCTACCTCACGGCCTACGCGCACAACCAGGCGCTGCTGGTCAAGGAAGACCAGACAGTTCGCAAGGGACAGAAGATCGCGGAGATGGGTTCCAGCGACACTGACAGGGTGAAGCTGCATTTCGAAATCCGCCGCCAGGGCAAGCCCGTCGATCCGGCCCGGCACCTGCCGCCGAGGTAG
- the rpoS gene encoding RNA polymerase sigma factor RpoS, whose amino-acid sequence MGKRNGKVTTPDPGAMGQGVPPDAADVPQEPEIQVPNGRELQADVAGESSDTLTLYLRDVRRTELFTAEEEFNAASRARAGDFQARQSMIEHNLRLVVSIAKGYLGRGVPLSDLIEEGNLGLMHAIDKFEPERGFRFSTYATWWIRQAVERAVMNQGRVIRLPVHVVRELQQVLRARRTLENDPAFQASRVGIGGDGVRVEDVAALLGRNVQEVADLLAMAEAPRSLDAALDRSEDEHTLGDSLADDMAADPTGVAQNHEVERLLATWIDTLSQREKEVLEGRFGLKDREPETLEVLSERLGLTRERVRQIQNEALLKLKRQMTRSGINREALF is encoded by the coding sequence ATGGGCAAGCGCAACGGAAAGGTCACCACACCTGATCCGGGCGCGATGGGACAGGGCGTGCCGCCCGATGCTGCGGATGTGCCGCAGGAGCCCGAGATCCAGGTGCCCAACGGGCGCGAACTGCAGGCCGACGTGGCCGGCGAATCCAGCGACACGCTCACGCTCTACCTGCGCGACGTGCGCCGCACCGAGCTGTTCACCGCCGAGGAGGAATTCAACGCCGCCAGCCGCGCGCGCGCCGGCGACTTCCAGGCGCGCCAGTCGATGATCGAGCACAACCTGCGGCTCGTGGTCAGCATCGCCAAGGGCTATCTCGGACGCGGCGTTCCGCTGTCGGACCTGATCGAGGAAGGCAACCTCGGCCTGATGCACGCCATCGACAAGTTCGAGCCGGAGCGGGGCTTCCGCTTCTCCACCTATGCCACCTGGTGGATCCGGCAGGCGGTCGAGCGCGCGGTCATGAACCAGGGCCGGGTGATCCGCCTTCCCGTGCACGTCGTGCGCGAGTTGCAGCAGGTGCTGCGCGCGCGCCGCACGCTGGAGAACGATCCGGCCTTCCAGGCGTCTCGGGTCGGCATCGGCGGGGACGGCGTGCGGGTGGAGGACGTGGCCGCGCTGCTGGGGCGCAACGTGCAGGAAGTGGCCGACCTGCTGGCGATGGCCGAGGCGCCACGCTCGCTCGATGCGGCCCTGGACCGCTCGGAGGACGAGCACACGCTGGGCGATTCGCTGGCCGACGACATGGCGGCCGATCCCACCGGCGTGGCGCAGAACCACGAGGTCGAACGCCTGCTCGCCACCTGGATCGACACGCTCTCGCAGCGCGAGAAGGAAGTGCTGGAAGGCCGCTTCGGCCTGAAGGACCGCGAGCCGGAAACGCTGGAAGTGCTCAGCGAACGCCTGGGCCTCACGCGCGAACGGGTGCGCCAGATCCAGAACGAAGCGCTCCTGAAGCTCAAGCGCCAGATGACCCGCAGCGGCATCAACCGCGAAGCGCTGTTCTGA
- a CDS encoding 3'-5' exonuclease: protein MSWPVLVFDIESIPDVSGLRLLRDAPAESSDLQVYEAWCQERKEKGQSDFMPLHLQRVLVISCVFRSGEGLRVHSFVDRDGASEGRVVQNFFNSIDKHVPQLVSWNGGGFDLPVLHYRGLRHGVVADKYWDLGDDDREFKWNNYISRYHMRHLDLMDLLAMYQPKANAPLDAMAKLCGFPGKLGMDGSQVFQAYKDGKLEDIRRYCETDVMNTYLVYCRFQKMRGGLTEAEYEQEIVLVKNTLAELAGAEPHWREYLDAWR, encoded by the coding sequence ATGAGTTGGCCGGTTTTAGTCTTCGACATCGAATCCATCCCCGACGTGTCGGGCCTGCGCCTGCTGCGCGACGCGCCCGCGGAAAGCAGCGACCTGCAGGTCTACGAGGCCTGGTGCCAGGAGCGCAAGGAGAAGGGGCAGAGCGACTTCATGCCGCTGCACCTGCAGCGCGTGCTGGTCATCAGCTGCGTGTTCCGCAGCGGCGAGGGCCTGCGCGTGCACTCGTTCGTCGACCGCGACGGCGCGAGCGAAGGGCGCGTGGTCCAGAACTTCTTCAACAGCATCGACAAGCACGTGCCGCAGCTGGTCAGCTGGAACGGCGGCGGCTTCGACCTGCCGGTGCTGCATTACCGCGGCCTGCGCCACGGCGTGGTCGCCGACAAGTACTGGGACCTCGGCGACGACGACCGCGAGTTCAAGTGGAACAACTACATCAGCCGCTACCACATGCGGCACCTGGACCTGATGGACCTGCTGGCCATGTACCAGCCCAAGGCCAATGCGCCGCTGGACGCCATGGCCAAGTTGTGCGGCTTCCCCGGCAAGCTCGGGATGGACGGCTCGCAGGTGTTCCAGGCGTACAAGGACGGCAAGCTGGAGGACATCCGCCGCTACTGCGAGACCGACGTCATGAACACCTACCTGGTGTACTGCCGCTTCCAGAAGATGCGCGGCGGCCTGACAGAGGCCGAATACGAGCAGGAGATCGTGCTGGTGAAGAACACGCTGGCCGAACTGGCCGGCGCGGAGCCGCACTGGCGCGAGTACCTGGACGCCTGGCGCTGA
- a CDS encoding VOC family protein — protein MDIRICIDVPDLERAIGFYTAGLGLRAGRRLGSDWAELLGGGSVIDLLTNAPGTAPLGEAHPQRREYARHWTPVHLDFVVDDVDAVVQRLVSLGAKLEKPIQERRWGRMANLADPFGHGLDLLQFRGRGYDELLQPST, from the coding sequence ATGGACATCCGCATCTGCATCGACGTGCCCGATCTCGAGCGGGCGATCGGGTTCTACACCGCCGGGCTGGGGCTGCGGGCCGGACGGCGGCTGGGCAGCGACTGGGCCGAGCTGCTGGGCGGCGGATCCGTCATCGACCTGCTGACGAATGCCCCGGGCACGGCACCGTTGGGTGAAGCGCACCCTCAGCGCCGCGAGTACGCGCGGCACTGGACGCCCGTGCACCTGGACTTCGTGGTGGACGACGTCGATGCCGTCGTGCAGCGCCTCGTCTCGCTGGGAGCGAAGCTGGAGAAGCCGATCCAGGAGCGGCGCTGGGGCCGCATGGCCAACCTGGCCGATCCCTTCGGCCACGGGCTGGACCTGCTCCAGTTCCGCGGCCGCGGCTACGACGAGCTGCTGCAGCCCTCGACCTGA
- the rlmD gene encoding 23S rRNA (uracil(1939)-C(5))-methyltransferase RlmD has product MTGENDGAKPKLPEGWLAVDALDIEAQGVARREDGKVVFIDGALPTELVSARVTRRKNNWEQAQLTEIHRESSQRVRPRCPHFGLHEGACGGCKMQHLQATAQVAMKQRVLEDNLWHLAKVRPERVLRPIEGPSWNYRWRARFSVRHVRKKGTVLVGFHERKSRYVADIRECHVVPQHVSDLLMPLRALIGSMDAIETCPQIELACGDEVTALVLRHLEPLSAGDLAKLRAFAREHPGVQWWLQPKGPETVHLLDEGGPELAYALPEFGITMPFRPTDFTQVNPYINRVLVVTALRLLDVQPSDRVIDWFCGLGNFTLPLATRVREVLGIEGSEALVARSRENLARNAAGRRLALTQFAARNLFDMTPQQLVADGVADRWLVDPPREGAFALAKALADLHQQPELGSGWNAPQRIVYVSCNPATLARDAGLLVHQAGYRCSAAGVVNMFPHTAHVESIAVFDRSP; this is encoded by the coding sequence ATGACAGGAGAGAACGACGGCGCGAAGCCGAAGCTGCCCGAGGGCTGGCTGGCGGTGGACGCGCTGGACATCGAGGCGCAGGGCGTGGCCCGGCGCGAAGACGGCAAGGTGGTGTTCATCGACGGCGCTCTGCCGACCGAGCTGGTGAGCGCCCGGGTCACCCGCCGCAAGAACAACTGGGAGCAGGCCCAGCTGACCGAGATCCACCGGGAATCGTCGCAGCGCGTGCGGCCGCGCTGCCCGCATTTCGGCCTGCACGAGGGCGCCTGCGGCGGCTGCAAGATGCAGCACCTGCAGGCCACCGCGCAGGTCGCGATGAAGCAGCGCGTGTTGGAGGACAACCTCTGGCATCTGGCGAAAGTGCGGCCGGAGCGGGTGCTGCGCCCGATCGAAGGCCCGTCGTGGAACTACCGCTGGCGGGCCCGCTTCTCGGTGCGGCACGTGCGCAAGAAGGGGACGGTGCTGGTCGGTTTCCACGAGCGCAAGAGCCGCTACGTGGCGGACATCCGCGAATGCCACGTCGTGCCCCAGCACGTCAGCGACCTGTTGATGCCGTTGCGCGCGCTGATCGGCTCCATGGACGCGATCGAGACCTGCCCGCAGATCGAGCTGGCCTGCGGCGACGAGGTCACGGCGCTGGTGCTGCGCCACCTGGAGCCGCTGAGCGCGGGCGACCTAGCGAAGCTTCGCGCCTTCGCCCGGGAGCATCCCGGCGTGCAGTGGTGGCTCCAGCCCAAGGGCCCCGAGACCGTGCACCTGCTGGACGAGGGCGGGCCGGAGCTGGCCTATGCGCTGCCGGAGTTCGGGATCACCATGCCTTTCCGGCCGACCGACTTCACCCAGGTCAATCCGTACATCAACCGCGTCCTCGTCGTCACCGCGCTTCGGCTGCTTGACGTGCAGCCCAGCGACCGGGTGATCGACTGGTTCTGCGGCCTGGGCAATTTCACGTTGCCGCTGGCCACCCGCGTACGCGAGGTGCTGGGCATCGAAGGCAGCGAGGCTTTGGTGGCGCGCTCGCGCGAGAACCTGGCGCGCAACGCGGCAGGCCGCAGGCTGGCCCTGACGCAGTTCGCAGCCCGAAACCTGTTCGACATGACGCCTCAGCAGCTGGTGGCCGACGGCGTGGCCGACCGGTGGCTTGTGGACCCTCCGCGCGAGGGCGCCTTCGCGCTGGCCAAGGCGCTTGCCGACCTGCACCAGCAGCCGGAGTTGGGCTCGGGGTGGAACGCGCCGCAGCGGATCGTCTACGTCAGCTGCAACCCGGCGACCCTGGCGCGGGACGCCGGGTTGCTGGTGCACCAGGCGGGCTATCGCTGCAGCGCGGCGGGCGTGGTGAACATGTTTCCGCACACGGCGCACGTGGAGAGCATCGCGGTCTTC